In the Sus scrofa isolate TJ Tabasco breed Duroc chromosome 7, Sscrofa11.1, whole genome shotgun sequence genome, one interval contains:
- the LOC100738097 gene encoding olfactory receptor 4F6-like — MYKTNYSLVSEFIFLGLSPSRPVQDFLLAFSTVCYGTIVLGNLLVVFAVIFDPHLHSPMYFLLANLSFIDLCFSTLTVPKMLSDLCSGRKTISFQGCVFQIFVLHILGGSEMVLLTAMALDRYVAICKPLHYLTIMSPRMCLLLLCGAWAIGLLHAVVQVAFVVYLPFCGPNEIDSFYCDLPRFIKLACIDTYRMEFMVTANSGFISMGAFFLLIVSYVFILVTVWKRSSGGLCKALSTLSAHISVVILFFGPCIFVYMWPFPTVPVDKFLAILDFMITPLLNPAIYTLRNKDMKMAVRRLSSQLLSWQKIS; from the coding sequence ATGTACAAAACAAATTACTCTTTGGTGTCTGAATTCATATTCCTGGGACTTTCTCCCTCCAGGCCAGTACAGGATTTCCTCCTCGCCTTCTCTACAGTGTGTTATGGAACAATTGTTCTAGGGAACCTCCTTGTTGTGTTTGCAGTGATCTTTGACCCTCATCTACATTCCCCCATGTACTTCCTTTTAGCCAACCTCTCCTTTATTGATTTGTGTTTTTCTACCTTAACAGTTCCTAAGATGCTTTCTGATCTGTGCTCTGGGCGCAAAACCATATCCTTTCAGGGGTGTGTCTTCCAGATATTTGTCCTTCACATCCTGGGTGGATCTGAGATGGTGCTGCTTACTGCCATGGCCCTAGACCGATATGTGGCCATATGTAAGCCCCTGCATTACCTGACCATCATGAGCCCCCGGATGTGCCTTTTGCTTCTGTGTGGCGCTTGGGCTATTGGCCTCCTTCACGCAGTGGTCCAGGTAGCTTTTGTGGTCTATCTGCCGTTTTGTGGTCCTAATGAAATAGATAGCTTTTACTGTGATCTTCCTCGGTTTATCAAACTTGCCTGCATAGACACCTACAGAATGGAATTCATGGTTACTGCCAACAGTGGGTTCATTTCTATGGGTGCCTTCTTCTTACTGATTGTCTCCTATGTTTTCATCCTGGTGACGGTATGGAAACGCTCCTCAGGCGGTTTGTGCAAGGCTCTCTCTACTCTGTCGGCTCACATCAGTGTGGTGATTTTGTTCTTTGGGCCATGCATCTTTGTTTACATGTGGCCATTTCCCACGGTGCCGGTGGACAAGTTCCTTGCCATTTTGGACTTTATGATTACGCCCCTCCTGAATCCTGCCATTTACACATTGAGAAACAAGGACATGAAGATGGCAGTGAGGAGACTGAGTAGTCAGCTCTTGAGCTGGCAGAAGATCTCCTAA
- the LOC100524752 gene encoding olfactory receptor 4F6-like, which yields MYKTNYSSVSEFVFLGLSPSRPVQDFLLAFSTVCYGTIVLGNLLVVFAVIFEPRLHSPMYFLLANLSFIDLCLSTLTVPKMISDLCSGRKTISFQGCVFQIFLLHILGGSEMVLLTAMALDRYVAICKPLHYLTIMSPRMCLLLLCGAWAIGLLHAVVQVAFVVHLPFCGPNEIDSFYCDLPRFIKLACIDTYRMEFMVTANSGFITMGTFFLLIASYVFILVTVWKRSSGSLCKALSTLSAHISVVILFFGPCIFVYMWPFPTVPVDKFLAILDFMITPLLNPAIYTLRNKDMKMAVRRLSSQLLSWQKIS from the coding sequence ATGTACAAAACAAATTACTCTTCGGTGTCTGAATTTGTATTCCTGGGACTTTCTCCCTCCAGACCAGTACAGGATTTCCTCCTTGCCTTCTCTACAGTGTGTTATGGAACAATTGTTCTAGGGAACCTCCTTGTTGTGTTTGCAGTGATCTTTGAGCCTCGTCTACATTCCCCCATGTACTTCCTTTTAGCCAACCTCTCCTTTATTGATTTGTGTCTCTCTACCTTAACAGTTCCTAAGATGATTTCTGATCTGTGCTCTGGGCGCAAAACCATATCCTTTCAGGGGTGTGTCTTCCAgatatttctccttcacatccTGGGTGGATCTGAGATGGTGCTGCTTACTGCCATGGCCCTAGACCGATATGTGGCCATATGTAAGCCCCTGCATTACCTGACCATCATGAGCCCCCGGATGTGCCTTTTGCTTCTGTGTGGTGCTTGGGCTATTGGCCTCCTTCACGCAGTGGTCCAGGTAGCTTTTGTGGTCCATCTGCCGTTTTGTGGTCCTAATGAAATAGATAGCTTTTACTGTGATCTTCCTCGGTTTATCAAACTTGCCTGCATAGACACCTACAGAATGGAATTCATGGTTACTGCCAACAGTGGGTTCATCACTATGGGCACCTTCTTCTTACTGATTGCCTCCTATGTTTTCATTCTGGTGACAGTATGGAAACGCTCCTCAGGCAGTTTGTGCAAGGCTCTCTCTACTCTGTCGGCTCACATCAGTGTGGTGATTTTGTTCTTTGGGCCATGCATCTTTGTTTACATGTGGCCATTTCCCACGGTGCCGGTGGACAAGTTCCTTGCCATTTTGGACTTTATGATTACGCCCCTCCTGAATCCTGCCATTTACACATTGAGAAACAAGGACATGAAGATGGCAGTGAGGAGACTGAGTAGTCAGCTCTTGAGCTGGCAGAAGATCTCCTAA